A stretch of the Bacillus licheniformis DSM 13 = ATCC 14580 genome encodes the following:
- a CDS encoding YuzL family protein encodes MVRERKNPSSAAVSAASIKGNAGPDYKKTDAGGKRTSQNQQYKKHNMDVPEDH; translated from the coding sequence TTGGTACGTGAAAGAAAAAATCCATCTTCTGCCGCAGTCAGCGCCGCAAGCATAAAAGGCAATGCAGGTCCGGATTATAAAAAGACGGATGCGGGCGGTAAACGGACAAGCCAAAACCAGCAATATAAAAAGCATAATATGGATGTTCCTGAAGATCACTAA